A single region of the Amphiura filiformis chromosome 7, Afil_fr2py, whole genome shotgun sequence genome encodes:
- the LOC140158041 gene encoding carbohydrate sulfotransferase 13-like, which translates to MITTNILIFLHSDIDDGPFEDEFGWLQEQQRRRNTIKKACAQYNPDEHITQDVLRHILVSDTHKVLYCYIPKVACTNWKRIILLLNGKENVTNVHYTFIPSLKTFSTEEVIMRLRDYTKLMIVRNPHDRLLSAYIDKLDPTSNASDAKAFQHNFGPRIKNNNIKYLGKKFNLSYALVKAEQKSTLTKDEITNIQFQEFIRYVGDSDNMLNDPPEEHWSEMYRLCSPCYIQYDFIGKLETITEDSKFILSHIGAKIFRV; encoded by the coding sequence ATGATTACaactaatattttaatatttcttcaTTCAGATATTGACGATGGACCTTTTGAGGATGAATTTGGGTGGCTGCAGGAACAACAAAGGAGACGAAACACCATTAAAAAAGCATGCGCACAATACAACCCTGATGAACACATCACACAAGATGTTCTGAGACATATTTTAGTATCCGATACACACAAAGTATTATACTGCTATATCCCAAAGGTTGCCTGTACTAACTGGAAAAGGATAATACTTTTATTAAATGGAAAAGAAAATGTCACAAACGTGCACTATACTTTTATTCCGAGTTTAAAGACTTTTTCGACTGAGGAGGTTATAATGCGACTTAGAGATTACACCAAATTAATGATCGTCAGAAACCCGCATGATAGGTTGCTCTCTGCTTATATCGACAAACTCGACCCAACCTCAAACGCTTCCGATGCCAAAGCCTTTCAGCACAATTTCGGTCCTAGAATTAAAAATAACAATATCAAATATTTGGGAAagaaatttaatttaagctacgCGCTGGTAAAGGCAGAACAAAAATCAACCTTAACGAAAGACGAAATAACAAATATTCAATTTCAGGAATTTATCAGGTACGTCGGTGATAGCGACAATATGTTAAATGATCCCCCAGAGGAACATTGGAGTGAGATGTACCGATTGTGCAGCCCGTGTTATATCCAGTATGATTTCATCGGGAAATTAGAAACGATTACCGAAGATTCTAAATTCATTTTATCGCACATTGGTGCTAAAATCTTTCGAGTATAG